Proteins from a genomic interval of Caldicellulosiruptor diazotrophicus:
- the rapZ gene encoding RNase adapter RapZ, translated as MEIVIITGMSGAGKSLAIRAFEDMGFFCIDNLPPHFLPKIAELASATKEKISRIAAVVDIRGGEFFDDFKDVLKELKKDNRNFKLLFLDAHDDVLIKRYKETRRKHPLTHEGDGSILEAIQKERKKLEDVKKYADFVIDTSTLLPKDLKEKLFEIFVQQKSKETMLITIMSFGFKYGLPLDADLVFDVRFIPNPFYVDTLKHKTGKDPDVKEYVLRWEVTKEFLQKLFDLILFLIPNYAEEGKGQLVIAIGCTGGKHRSVTVAEELKKTIENQGYKVSIFHRDIEKDIKG; from the coding sequence TTGGAGATAGTGATAATAACTGGCATGTCTGGCGCTGGTAAGAGCTTGGCAATAAGGGCGTTTGAAGACATGGGATTTTTTTGCATAGACAACTTGCCACCACACTTTTTACCCAAAATTGCTGAACTTGCAAGTGCAACAAAGGAGAAAATTTCAAGGATTGCTGCGGTAGTGGATATTCGTGGTGGAGAATTTTTTGATGACTTCAAAGATGTTCTTAAGGAGCTTAAAAAAGATAACCGCAACTTTAAACTCCTCTTTTTAGATGCCCATGATGATGTTCTTATAAAACGATATAAAGAAACAAGGCGAAAACATCCTTTAACTCATGAAGGTGACGGTAGCATTTTAGAAGCTATTCAGAAAGAGAGAAAGAAGCTTGAGGATGTGAAAAAATATGCTGATTTTGTGATCGATACATCAACCCTTTTACCAAAGGATTTAAAAGAAAAACTTTTTGAGATTTTTGTTCAACAAAAGTCAAAAGAAACAATGCTAATCACAATTATGTCTTTTGGTTTCAAATACGGACTTCCGCTTGATGCCGACCTTGTTTTTGATGTTAGGTTCATTCCAAACCCGTTTTATGTAGATACTCTCAAACACAAAACAGGCAAGGACCCTGATGTAAAAGAATATGTTTTAAGGTGGGAAGTTACAAAAGAATTCTTACAAAAACTATTTGACCTGATTTTATTTTTAATACCAAATTATGCAGAAGAAGGAAAAGGACAACTTGTAATTGCAATTGGCTGTACTGGTGGTAAGCATAGGTCTGTAACAGTGGCTGAAGAACTAAAAAAGACTATTGAAAATCAGGGATATAAAGTGTCAATATTTCATAGAGATATAGAGAAAGATATAAAAGGGTGA